One region of Vitis vinifera cultivar Pinot Noir 40024 chromosome 1, ASM3070453v1 genomic DNA includes:
- the LOC104879549 gene encoding uncharacterized protein LOC104879549 codes for MIPSGSKRRQWSEKEEGALIEALHELCRAGWKTDNGVFRTGYAAALEKAMESKVPGSNLKASPHIDSRLKVFKKHCCAIADMKGAAGIHWDNEDHMVLCDNDDVWQQWVESHPYAKGLRNKPFPYYDDLCIIFGKNETNGKGVEMATGGAKALGHKVANNDEENGIGSGGSSDTDVLIHDVQSLQVPVQDSSKSTPSKKRKRCGNCLSSEVEELTKMLGTFLEQNKGLLAVFTTLLKAKAAAAEKRAKLNGELMKLSLNLQARLRAAYMIVCDPAKVDLFFSLPDDEKAEWVSMLLLGLV; via the exons ATGATACCTTCTGGGAGCAAAAGGCGGCAATGGTCTGAGAAAGAAGAGGGGGCGTTGATTGAAGCTCTTCACGAATTATGCAGAGCTGGATGGAAAACAGACAATGGTGTCTTTAGAACTGGATATGCAGCTGCTTTGGAGAAAGCAATGGAAAGTAAGGTTCCTGGTAGCAATCTCAAGGCCAGCCCTCATATTGATTCAAGGCTGAAAGTATTTAAGAAGCACTGTTGTGCTATAGCTGATATGAAAGGTGCAGCTGGTATTCATTGGGACAATGAGGACCACATGGTGCTGTGTGACAATGATGATGTATGGCAGCAATGGGTTGAg AGTCACCCATATGCCAAGGGGTTAAGAAACAAGCCATTTCCTTACTATGATGACCTCTGTATCATTTTTGGCAAGAATGAAACAAATGGAAAAGGTGTTGAAATGGCAACTGGTGGTGCCAAAGCCTTGGGTCATAAGGTTGCAAATAATGATGAAGAGAATGGGATAGGATCAGGTGGATCCAGTGACACTGATGTTCTCATACATGATGTTCAATCACTTCAAGTGCCAGTGCAAGATAGTTCAAAGTCTACCCCCTCTAAAAAACGGAAACGCTGTGGCAATTGCTTGTCATCAGAAGTAGAGGAGTTGACCAAGATGTTGGGGACATTCCTTGAGCAAAATAAGGGGCTACTTGCTGTATTCACTACACTGCTTAAAGCTAAGGCAGCAGCAGCTGAAAAAAGAGCAAAGCTGAATGGAGAGTTGATGAAATTATCTCTTAATTTACAAGCGCGACTTCGAGCGGCATACATGATTGTCTGTGATCCTGCAAAAGTTGACCTCTTTTTCAGCCTTCCTGATGATGAAAAGGCAGAGTGGGTATCAATGCTGCTCTTAGGTTTGGTTTAG